AAGCCATTATAATCTCTTATATCAGTTTCTACCCCCCCCCTACACCTACAAGATGATTATCAAGCGGTAGATTGGAGCAAAAATCAAACTCTTTCTTAAAGGCAACTATTTGATTTTTTTGCCATTCTGATTCCCACCACCCACGATGCGCTATAATTTGCATAATCACTTCCCAAATTAAAAACTTTCGCGCAAATTATAGAGTATTTTTATAAAAATAAACCTAAAATTTAGCGCAACACAAGAAAAAATTTGCTACTTTTCTTTTTCTATGGTGAATCTTAAAAATTTTATATAGGAACACAATGCAAGAAACAATTGATTTAATTGCAAAATATGGGTATGTTATTTTATTCCTTTACTCTTTAGGCGGTGGTTTTGTAGCACTCATTGGCGCAAGTGTATTAAGTTTTGCCGGGAAAATGGATATTACACTAAGTATCCTTGTAGCAAGTATTGCGAATTTTATAGGGGATTTAATGCTTTTTTATATGGCGCGTTACCAAAAGGTTATGATGCAACCCTATTTAGCAAAACACCGCAGAAAATTAGCCCTTGTGCATATCTTAATGCGCAAATACGGCTCTTTTATTATTGTGATTAAAAAATATATTTATGGGCTAAAAACGCTCGTCCCAATTGCGATTGCTCTAACGCCCTACTCTCTTGCAAAATTTAATCTCTACAACGCATTAGGTGCGATAATTTGGGGGATTAGTATTGGACTTTTAGGGTATTTCTCTGGTGGTATCTTAATAGAAACTTTCACAATGCTAGGGAAATATCCATTTCTAGCCCCTGTTTTTATTGCAATTTTACTCGGCGGTCTATGGCTTTGGCTAAGTCGCGCTACAAAAAGGAAATAAATGGTATTACGCAATTGTATTAAAGAAAGAGTTTTAATCCTAGATGGTGCAATGGGAACAGAAATCCAAAAGCACAATATACAAACTTGGGGTGTTAATGCAAAAGGTGAAAAACTAGATGGTTGCTCAGAAGCACTCAATCTTTATGCAAAAGACATAATAAAAGCGATTCATACAAGCTATTTACAAGCTGGTGCAAATATCCTAAAAACTAACACTTTTGGCGTAATGCCTTGGGTTTTAGCAGAATATGGATTAGAAGAGCATTGCAAAGAAATTGCAAAAACTGGAGTAGAACTTGCAAAAGAATGTATTAAAAAACACTCTCCTTTAAAAAATCAAAACAATGCATTATTTGTTGCTGCATCTTTAGGTCCCGGAACAAAACTTCCAAGTTTAGGGCATATTACTTATGATTCAATGGAAGAAGGCTATGCATTATGCGTAGAAGGCTTTAAAGAAGCGGACGCAGATGTGATTTTACTAGAAACCGCACAAGACCCCTTACAAATCAAAGCCGCCCTTAATGCAATAAAAAATACAGCACCAGAAATCCCTATAATGGTATCTGTAACCATTGAAACAACAGGCACAATGCTTATAGGCACAGATATTACAACGCTATTTCACATTTTAGAACCTTACGATTTACTTTCTTTGGGAATTAATTGTGGTTTAGGACCTGATTTAGCACACAAACATTTAGTTACCCTTAGCGAAGTTTGTAAATTCCCAATTTCCATACATACCAATGCTGGACTCCCTGAAAATCGTGGCGGTGTTACTTACTATCCGATGGATGCAGAAGAGTTTAGCACCATTGAAAAAAGCTTTTTAGAGATTCCGGGTGTCGCCTTTTTAGGGGGTTGCTGTGGCACAACGCCAGAGCATATACGCCAACTTGTGCAAAAAACACAATCCATAATCCCAAAAGCTCCAAAATGCACTTATCAACCAAGCATTACTTCATTATTTGAAGCAAAAGAGTTAAAGCAATTTCCCGCACCCTTGCTAATTGGTGAGCGTTCTAACGCAACAGGTTCAAAGGCTTTTAGAGAATTGCTTTTAAATGAAGATTACGAAGGAGCTTTAAGTGTTGGTAGTGCGCAAGTTAGAAGTGGTGCGCATTGTTTAGATTTAAGCGTAGCCTTTGCCGGCAGAGATGAAAGTAAGGATATGCAAGAGCTAATTACACGCTATGCAACAAAAATTACACTTCCATTAATGCCGGATTCCACACAAGTTAATGCGCTTGAAATTGCATTAAAGCATATTGGTGGTCGTGCGATTATTAACTCCGCAAACTTAGAAGATGGAATTACAAAATTTGACAAAGTCGCAAGTTTAGCAAAAAAATTTGGTGCAGCACTTATTTGTTTAACTATTGATGAAGAAGGAATGTGTAAAACCTTTGAGCGTAAAATTGCGTGTGCTAAAAGAATGATGGAACGCGCAATCACAATCCATAATTTACGCGAAGAGGATATTATTTTTGACCCTTTAACCTTTACAATTGGAAGTGGCGATGCGGAATATTTTGATGCGGGAATGCAAACACTAAATACCATTAAAGAATTAAGTAAGCTTTATCCAAAAGCTGGAACAACACTTGGTTTATCTAATATTTCTTTTGGACTTAGTAAAGAAGGAAGAATCTGTCTAAATTCTATTTTCTTGCACCACGCAATCAAAAATGGACTAACAAGCGCAATTGTCAATGTTTCACATATTATTCCTTATAATAAACTAGAAGCAGATGATATTAAAGTGTGTGAGAATTTAATCTTTAATACAGAACTCTCTAGCGCACCCCTTTATGCCTTTATTAAGCATTTTGAATCCAAAAACACCCTAGACCTACCAAAACAAGAACAAGATGTGCATTTAAGCATAGAAGAGAGAATCCAAAAATACTTAATAGATGGTGAATTAAATGCAATGCTAGAGCTTCTACCAAGTGCAAAAGATTCTATAAGCCCTGAAAAAATCATTAATGAAATTTTAATTGATGCAATGAAAATTGTAGGAGAACGCTTTGGAAATGGCGAAATGCAACTCCCTTTTGTCTTACAAAGTGCGGAAGTGATGAAAAAAAGCGTGGATTATTTAAATGCATTTCTACCCAAAAAACAAAGCACACACAAAACAACCATTGTTTTAGGCACGGTAAAAGGCGATGTGCACGATGTGGGTAAAAATCTCGTGGATATTATCCTAACAAACAATGGTTTTAGTGTGATTAACATAGGAATCAAAGCAGAGTTAGAAAAATTTTTAGAAGTTTTACAAACACAAAAGGTAGATTGTATCGGAATGAGCGGACTCTTAGTAAAATCCACACTTGTAATGAAAGAAAATTTAGAAGCACTTAAAAAACTTGATATTAAAATCCCTATTATGCTTGGTGGAGCAGCATTAAACCGCAATTTTGTAGAAGAATATTGTAAGCCAAATTATGATGGCGTAATTTTTTATTGCAAAGACGCCTTTGATAGTGTTGCGGCGATGCAAATTATCCAAAGTGGCGATTTTAGCGATTTAACGCTACCTAGCCAAAAAGGCACAAAAAATAAGGAAGACATAGAAGAAAACAAAATTACAAAACAAGAAGCAAGACTAAAAAAGAAACTAGATTCTACCCTAGATTCCAAAAAAGAATCTATCAATAAACCAACAAAATGCGAAATTACATTTGAATATGCAACGCATACCCCACCTTTCTTTGGCGTAAAATCTTTAGAGTTAAACGCTAATGATTTAGATTCTGTTTTTGACTATATTGATAAAGACTTACTCTTTAAACACCGCTGGGGATATAGCAAACTCAAAAAAGAAGAATACCAAATCCTAAAAGCAAAAGAATTAGAACCACTTTTAAAATCCCTAAAAGAAGAATTTATCACAAAAGAAATCTTTAAACCTGTTGTTTTATATGGCTATTTTCACACACGCACTATTGCGCCCAAAAACTTAGAGGATGGATTGATTTTAGAAGTTAGTGCTACAAAAGATTTTATAGATTCTGAACAATTTTTATTTCCTAGAAGCACGAAAAAGCCTTATTTATGTCTTAGTGATTATTTTAATCCACAGGGCGATATTTGCGCAATGCATTTAGTTTCTAGCGGAAACAACTTTGCTCCTTATGAAGCGGAACTTTACAAAAATGCACAATACCACAAATACTATTTAGCACACACTTTAGGAATGGATCTAGCTGAGGCATTAGCAGATTTTATCCACGCAAAAGTTAGAGACGCATTACAACTTGACGCAAAATGCGGACAACGCTACTCTTTTGGCTATCCTGCGTGCCCAGACCTTGCTTTAAGTGTGGGATTATTTAATCTCTTTAAACCAGAATCTTTTGGTATCACGCTAAGCGACACTTATCAAATGTCGCCAGAAGCGACAACATCCGCACTTATTGTTCCAAATAAGGAAGCAAAATATTTTGCAATCTAACCAAAAATTCCTTTTAAAGAACTAGGGTCAAAGTTTTCAAAATCAAAACTTTGTCCATTTGGTGCGCTAAATGGTAAGCTTGCTTTTTCTATTAATCCGCTAATTTGCCCCATTTTATCCATAATTTCTTGGTGCTTGTTTGCAAGATTTTCTCCCAAATCTCCTTCCATTTGGCTAGGAAGTGGCAAGGATAACGACACGCTCTCCCCGGCTAAAGAGGTTGTAAGCTCCTTTCCAAAAAGAGCTTCTCCCTTAAATTGCGCCGCCTTTGCACTTACATCTAGGGCATTTAAATCACTTCCACTGCTTTTAATTTGATTGCTTAGAGCATTTAGTGTAATATCAGCAATTTGCATTGCGCCTACCATTTCATTTGCACCTTTAATTCCATCGGTAAATTTGCGAATTTCTAATACATTTTGAGAAAGATTAGGAAGCTCTTGTGCTTCTTGTGTAGCTTGAGAAGCAACTTGTTCTTGCGTAATTTTGGATTCCACATTTAAAGTCGCTTCTGGCGTTTTATAGGCATTCCCTAATCCATAGGGATTGATTGTTGATAACATCATAACTCCTTTTAAGTTTTCTAGGAGTTAAGCATTTACTATTCCACTTTTTGTGCTTCCCTACTTTCTAATTCATTAATATTTAAGCGCACAAATTTATAACACAGAAAAATTACCAAAGGCCACAAAAGAATTAACAAAATTGTATAAAACATCTCAAAACCTCCTTAATAAGAATGCTCATCTAAATCACTAGTAGAAAGCTTTTTAGAATCCATAACTCTCCACACATACACAATATACCCAAGCACAAAAGGCACAAGCAAACTTACATAGCCCATCACACTAAGCGTGTAATAACTAGAGCTTGCATTTGCAATGGTTAGCGAGCTTTGTAAATCTGTAATTGAAGGATAAAATGCACTATTTCCCAAGCCTACATTTAAGAAAACTGCCATTACGCTAAACACCACGCCAATGCCTAGCAAAAAAATCCCTTTTGTGCATTTTAAACTTCCATAAATTCCACCAAGCACCAAAACAACACCTACAAGCAATAAGATTAAGAGTATAGGATTATCCAAAAAATTTTGCAAATACACATAAGGTTGCAAACTCACAACCCCGGCACTATCCACAAAAAACCCATCTTTTAAACAAATCCAAACGAGAAACCCTAAAAAGAAAGGTAAAAATAAAAGTGTATTAATCACAATATCTTTTCTTGCTTTTTCTACAATTTGCGCGTTATCAATAGCATTAATAAAATAACTCTCCGCTAAGATTCTACTTAAAAACACAAGCGCGATTCCTAAAAGATAGTTAAAAGGATTAGCAAGCTGCTCTAACCCCCTAAAAGCACCTCTCCATTCTACAAAGCGGTTTTCATCTAGCACAAATTCTGAGCCTGCAAAAAATGTGCTAACAGCTACACCTATCAAAAAAACACCCAAAATTCCATTGATTTTTAAAAATACTTCATAGGTTTTACTTCCTAAAAAATTGCCTTCTTTTTTTCTATATTCGTAACTAACAGCTTGTAAAATGAAGCAAAATAAAATTACCAGCCACACCCAATAAGCCCCACCAAAACTTGTGCTATAAAAGAGCGGAAATGCCGCAAAAGCTGCTCCACCAAATAACACAAGCGTCGTAAAACCAAGTTCCCATTTTCTCCCCAAGCAATTAATTAGAAGCGTTTTTTCTTGATCATTGCTTGAGAGCCTATCTATTAACCCCTGTCCTCCCTGCACAAAAAACATAAACACAAGCAATCCCCCAAGCAAACTTAAAATAATCCACCAATACACTTGCAAGCTAGCGTGTTCTAATCCAAAAAACATTGATTCTCCTTTTAGTGCGCAAAGCCTTTTTTGATTTGTTTTGCCATAATTCCAAGCTCCGCAATAAGCAAAGTGGTAAAAAGCACAAGAAAAATAAAAAATGAAATTTGCACATTAATATGTGAAAGCTTCGTTGCAGCAATATGCACAGGCATTAAATCTTGAATCGCCCAAGGTTGTCTGCCAACTTCAGCCACAATCCACCCTGCTTCTGCGGCAATATAACCTAATGGAATTGCTATCACGCATAACCAAAGGATTTTTCTAAATTTTTCTATTTTGCTTGCCATTGCCAAATACAACACTATAATAAATAAAATAAAAAAGAAGCTCCCAAGCGCAACCATTAAGTGAAAACTATAAAATGTTAAAGCAACTGGTGGCACTGCTTGTTCTTTATTCTCCAAATATCCATAGCCAAAGTTGTGCATATTTGCTTGTAAAATCTCTTTTGATTCTTGCATTAACACTGTGTTATTCTCTGCTTTTGCCGCCTTATAATCTTTGAGTGCTTGCACAGCTAATTGTCCGCTTTGAATCCTAGCATCCATTGGCGGAATCCCTTTTTCTTCATTTCCATAAAGCAAATCATCAATCCCCGCAATAAAGCCTTCTGTATCCCTTTGTCCTAGAATTGAGAGCGCATAAGGAATCGTAAAGTCAAACAAAAACACACTTTCGTCATCACCGGGCTTTTTGTTAGGATTTAAGATTCCAAATGCTACAAGCCCAGCTCTATGTTCTCCTTCATAAATCCCTTCCATTGCTGCTAATTTCATCGGCTGTTTCTGTGTAACTTGATAAGCACTCTCATCACCACTAAAGAATAAGAAAATTGAAGTTAAAAGCCCAAAAGAAGCCCCCACAACTAAGCTTTTTTTTGCTTCTATAAAATGCCTACCTTTTAGTAAATACCAAGCGCTAATCCCCATTACAAAAAGTGCAGAAATTACATATCCACTAGCAACCGTATGTAAAAACTTAGACACTGCCACAGGCGAAAGTGCTACATCTAAAAAGCTTGTCATTTCATTTCTAGCAGTATCTGGGTTAAACATCGTGCCAACAGGGTATTGCATCCAACCATTTGCCACTAAAATCCAAAATGCGCTTAAATTACTTCCAATTGCTACAAGCCAAGTAGAGATTAAATGGAATCTTTTTGAAACACGATTCCAACCAAAGAACATTACCGCAAAAAATGTCGCTTCCAAGAAAAAGGCTAAAATCCCTTCAACTGCCAAAGGTGCGCCAAAAATATCCCCCACAAACCAACTATAATTCGCCCAATTTGTGCCAAACTCAAACTCCATAATAATACCTGTTGCCACACCAATGGCAAAGTTAATTCCAAAAAGAGTTAGCCAAAATTTTGTAATCTTTTTCCACTCTTCATTGCCTGTTTTTACATAAATGCTCTCCATTATTGCGATGATAAAGGATAGCCCAAGCGTTAAAGGCACAAATAAAAAATGATAAATCGCAGTTAGTGCAAACTGCGCCCTGCTCCAATCCACACTTAATTCCATTTTATTCCTTTGTAAGATTTTCTAAAACAAATTTACTCTTTGCTTCTTGTGTTCCAAGGCTTCTCAATGAAGTATCGTAAATAAAAACTTTAAGCACGGCAAACATCACAAAGAGTTTAATAAAAATTACAAGCCACAAGGTTTTACCAAGCTTCATATTGCGGAATCCTTCCACATACATTCCTAAAATGTTTTTAAACATAGTAATCCTTAAGAGTTATCAAAAAACTTCGGATTTTAGAGAAAAGTAACTTTTTAACCGCTTAATACAAACAAAAATCAAAAAAATCTTGACTTTGTAAAATTTTTAGTTAAATTTTATTTGACTTTTTTGAAAAAATGCGTGAAATTTACCAAAACTAAAATTCCGATTCCAACTCCATAAATCACAAAAATAAACAACGCACACTCCGCCATTGTGCCAAACTTTAGCGATGGGATTAAATACCAACCATTAGCGTAAAGAGAAATCCACCATTCTTGCAAGGGGGATAAATTTTGGATTCCATTTAACACAGGAAAATCCACTCCGCAAAAACCACTAGGAGCAAAAAGACTTGGAAGCCAAGTATCAAGCGGCAAATTAAAATCAAATTTTGGATTTAACGAACACCCCTTTAGCCCAAAGATAAAAGTTTCACTCTCCAAGGCATTTTGGATTCCAATTAATCTAAATGCCGCTAAAATCCCATTAATTAGCCCATACACACAAAATGCGATTCCAACATATCTAAGCACGCAAAACATTGCAAGCAAACATCCAAAGCCCAAAACCACAAAAGCATAGCGGATATACACACATTGCTCACAAGGTTGTAGCATTAAATACTTTTGTAAAACAAAATGCGAAAATGCCACAAACAAGAACGCCAAAATCCCTAGAAAAAACCAAAATTTATTCTGTATCATTGTGTTTTTTTAACTCTTGGCTTATAAAGGTTGATTAAATAAGTGGCAAAAATTGCAATCGCCCCACCAATAAGCGTTAAAACACTAGGAATCTCTCCTAAAATAAAATAACTTGTTAATAGCGCAAACACAGGCACTAAAAGCGGATAAGAGCTTGCCTTCTCTGCACCAACTTGCGCAATCCCCATATAATAAATGCTTGTTCCAATGGCAGTTGAAAGCACAGCGATAATCAAAAGCATACACCAAAAGCGCAAATCAAAGTTAAAAATTTCTAGCATTTGTGGCTGAATCAAAAAAATAGGAGAAAACAACACTACACTAAAGAGTGTGATATAAAAATTAATCGCAATTGGATGGATTCTAATGCGCTGGCACACTAGCGTTAAAACTGCCCAATCTAGCGCACAAAGCACAAAAAAGACATTAAATTTACTAAAAAGTGTTTGTAGATTCCCTAAATCTAGCAAACAAATCCCGGCAACAATACCTAAAAACACCCCCAAAATCTCATTACCCTTAACACTCTTATTTACACCTTTTTGAATTTTGTATAATCCAAAGGTTAAAAGATACACAAACACAGGGGTAATTGTTGTTACAAGCACTCCGCCCTTACCCGCACTTCCATAATTTAAACCCACGAAAAACATTAAAGAATACAAGCAATTAAATACCGCTGCGGCAAGTAAATATTTAAAAGCCTTGCCATCAATTCTTAGTGGAATTTTAAGCATAACTACAAGTGGAATGGAAGCAAGAAGCGCTAGAAAAAATCGCCAGAAAGTTACTACATCAGCACTTGTATAAGTTACAAGCACCTTGCTACTAGGCCAAGAAGACCCCCAAAAAAACATCGCTATCACAAGCAAAATAGAAAATATAACTCCCCTAGACATTCGCTCTCTTAAAAATCAAATAGCGCATTATAACAAATCTAACGGAGCAAAGTTTGTGTAATGCGTTCAATTTGTGCCAAAAATTCCATAATTGCATAAGTATTAATTGCTACATTGCTTCTTGCTTGTGTGAGTGATAATTCCGCATCTAAAAAATCACTTGTGCTATCAATCCTTTGCGTGTAGCGATTTTTTGAAATCCTATAATTCTCCTCTGCCTGTTTTAGCGCAAGTTTAGCAATCTCTAGGGCATTAAGCGCTAGATTATAACTTTCTAAAGCGCTAAAGAGTTGCAATTCTAAATCCTCTATTAACGCTATGCGTTGTGATTCAAAGGCAAGTTTATTTGTCTTGGCGCTTTCTATATTGTATTTATCACTAAATCCATCAAAAAGATTAAGATTAAAGGCTAGTTGCACACTTGCTTCATCTTTATAGATTCCATCTCGCCCACGCAATGCATAATCATCTCCATAACGCGTATAATCCCCTATGAAATTCACTTCTGGCAAAAACTCTCCTTTAGCGCTTTGCACCAAATACCCCTTACTTTCAATAATTTTATCTATAAAAAGCAATTCTGCGCGCCTTTGAATCATCTCTTTTTTAAGATTTTCAAAATTTAGATTCCATCTTTTTGGCTCTAATTCTTCTAAATCCTTTAAAGTAATCTTTGTGCGCGTGTAACGCTCTAAATCCCTTAACGCATAGTTTAACGCACTTTGATAACTTAGTAAATTTTGCAAGGTGTTATTAAGCTCTACTTCAATTTTTAATAAATCGTTTTTTTGGATTAATCCTACACGATAAAACTCTGCATTCTCACGCCTTTGCTCTTCTAAAAGCACTTTTGATTGCTCGGCAATCTCTACATTTTTTGCTTGACGCAACACATTAATATAAGCGCTCTTAACAAGCAAAATCACATCTTCTTTTGTGGCTTCTAATTGATAATCTTGCGATTGCAACAATGCCTTAGCACTCTTTAAATTATATACATCGCTAAAACCATTAAAGAGATTATATTGCACACTTCCCCCTAAATTACCACTTGTTTTTTTATCCGCCCTTTGGAAGCGATTGCTTCTTTGTGTGCCATAAGTTAGATTAAGGCTGGGGTAAAAAGGACTTTGATAAGTTTTATAATTTGCCTTGCTCTCTTGTAATAAATACTCTTGCTCTTTAATGCTAGGATTATGGCGCAATGTTAAATCAATAGCTTCTTGCAAACTTAGCGCATTTAAGATTCCATAAAATAGCGATAAAACAATCAAAATTCTAAGCATTTTTTAGCTCCCTTTTAATAAAAAAAGAAAGTAAACAAGGAATCAAAAAGATGCTCAACACCGTAGAAAATCCTAGCCCTCCTAAAATCACAGCTCCAAGCCCCCTATAAATCTCACTCCCAGCTCCGGGTGCTACCACAAGAGGAAGCATTCCAAAAAGTGAAGTAAGAGTGCTCATATAAATAGGACGGATTCTAACACGCACTGCTTCTAAGATTCCACTTTGCGCATCCATTTCATACAAACGCACATTATGCAAACTCTGATACACAATTAAAATCGCATTATTTACAACAATTCCTACCAAAATGATAAAACCAAGCATTGTTAGCACATCTAAGGGCTGATACACCAAAAAAACATTTACCAACCAAAGCCCCAAAAATCCACCACCAACAGCAAGAGGAACGCTAAAGAGAATAATCAAAGGATAAACAAAGTCTTCATATAATGCCGCCATTAATAAGTAAATAATAAACACTGCCAACACAAAGCCCAAAATTAAAGAATCTTTAATTTTGGTTAAAGCATCTGCTGTCCCACTAAAGGAAATACTATTATTTCCTAATGCGCCACTTTCTTTTAAACGCGTTAAAATCTCTCCATTAACAAGCTCCATTGACTCTTGGATTGTAATATTTGCCGGAGGACTAAGCGTTAAAGTAATAGTGCGATTACGCTCATAATGGCGGATTTGATTTGTTCCATACTCTAGCTTTAAATCTGCAAGCGTGCTAATAGGAATAATACCTGCTGTGGAAGTATAAATACTTGCATTATAAAGCTCTTCTGGGGAGTAAATCGCACCATTTTGAGATTTTAAAACCAAATCAATCTTTTCTCTCCCTTCTTCTTTAAACTCACCAATCTTTCTTCCATCTAAAAGCACATCTAAAGCAACTCCAAAGCTATTTACATCAAGCCCAACAGCACTTATTCTCTCTAAGTTTGGATATAAATTTAACTCTGGATAAAGCAACTCCAAACTTGGGCGCGCTCGCATTTGTAAAGTTACAACCCTATTGGCTCCATATTTTTCCACAAAAACTTCTTTAATAATTTTTTCTAATGCGATTGCGCTAGCAATAAGTGATTCTATATTCTCTCCACTAAGATCAATATCCACACTACGACTTGACCCTCTACGCTCAAAAATCCCCGTTTGCAATGCTGTCCCACTCACTCCGGGGATATTTTGAATACAAGTTTTTGCAAGGGGAATTAAATCAGCCGCCCTTGTGATATCTAAAGCACGCAATCCAAAACTAAGATCAGAAGTTCCACCGATATAAAAAAGGTTATTGATTGCTGGATATTGCGCATTCCCTTCAAATCCATTACTTGCAAAATAAGGGCTTAAACACTCAAACACTTCCCGTCCTATGCTTTCTTTTTCTTGATAAGACAATCCCGGTGGTGGTGTCATTCTCCCAAAAACAAAGTTTTGATTTCCTTGTGGCAAATACTCCATTTTTGGCAACAAAACATAACTAAATGCAAAGCTTAAAAGCGTTAAACTAATAATCGTTAAGATTTTATTGCGCGAACTTTGCATAGATTTTTGGACAAAATACATTATCCAATCCACGCACCATTGTCCAAACTCTCTAATTTTCAAAGAAAAACTAGAACCACCATTATAAATTTCCTGTAAAATCTTATTTTCTTTTAAAATACTTTTCTTTGTGCCTAGCAATTTTGAACTTTGGTAACTCAAAGTTGGAATCACAATAATGGACACAAACAACGAAAAGCTCACCGCACTACTTGCAGCAATTGCAATATCCCTAAAAAGTTGCCCTGCTTCTTCTTGGATATTTAAAATAGGAATAAAAATCGCAACTGTTGTTAAGACAGAAGCAATCAACCCCCCAATCACTTCTTTTGTGCCATCAATCACTGCTTGCATTGCATTTTTTTGCATTTTTCTATGCCGATCAATATTCTCTAAAACAACAATAGCTGAATCTACAAGCATTCCCACCGCAAAAGAGATTCCCGCTAGCGAAACAACATTTAGTGTGCGATTTAAAAATGCCATCACAATAAATGTTCCAAGCACACTTAAGGGCATAGCTATGGCAATAATTAGCGTAGAGGTTAAAGAGCGCAAAAATACAAACAAAACCCCACAAGCCAAAAAAGCTCCAACAATAATATTTCCCTTAACCAATGCAATGGCTTGTTCTATATAATCCCTTTGATCGTTTGTCCATTCTAGCTTTAAACCTTTCTCTTTTAAGATTCCATTATTTAGCGTATCAAAAACGACTTCTACCGCATTTGTAAGTTCTAA
The Helicobacter winghamensis ATCC BAA-430 DNA segment above includes these coding regions:
- a CDS encoding DedA family protein; this encodes MQETIDLIAKYGYVILFLYSLGGGFVALIGASVLSFAGKMDITLSILVASIANFIGDLMLFYMARYQKVMMQPYLAKHRRKLALVHILMRKYGSFIIVIKKYIYGLKTLVPIAIALTPYSLAKFNLYNALGAIIWGISIGLLGYFSGGILIETFTMLGKYPFLAPVFIAILLGGLWLWLSRATKRK
- the cydB gene encoding cytochrome d ubiquinol oxidase subunit II gives rise to the protein MFFGLEHASLQVYWWIILSLLGGLLVFMFFVQGGQGLIDRLSSNDQEKTLLINCLGRKWELGFTTLVLFGGAAFAAFPLFYSTSFGGAYWVWLVILFCFILQAVSYEYRKKEGNFLGSKTYEVFLKINGILGVFLIGVAVSTFFAGSEFVLDENRFVEWRGAFRGLEQLANPFNYLLGIALVFLSRILAESYFINAIDNAQIVEKARKDIVINTLLFLPFFLGFLVWICLKDGFFVDSAGVVSLQPYVYLQNFLDNPILLILLLVGVVLVLGGIYGSLKCTKGIFLLGIGVVFSVMAVFLNVGLGNSAFYPSITDLQSSLTIANASSSYYTLSVMGYVSLLVPFVLGYIVYVWRVMDSKKLSTSDLDEHSY
- a CDS encoding methionine synthase, translating into MVLRNCIKERVLILDGAMGTEIQKHNIQTWGVNAKGEKLDGCSEALNLYAKDIIKAIHTSYLQAGANILKTNTFGVMPWVLAEYGLEEHCKEIAKTGVELAKECIKKHSPLKNQNNALFVAASLGPGTKLPSLGHITYDSMEEGYALCVEGFKEADADVILLETAQDPLQIKAALNAIKNTAPEIPIMVSVTIETTGTMLIGTDITTLFHILEPYDLLSLGINCGLGPDLAHKHLVTLSEVCKFPISIHTNAGLPENRGGVTYYPMDAEEFSTIEKSFLEIPGVAFLGGCCGTTPEHIRQLVQKTQSIIPKAPKCTYQPSITSLFEAKELKQFPAPLLIGERSNATGSKAFRELLLNEDYEGALSVGSAQVRSGAHCLDLSVAFAGRDESKDMQELITRYATKITLPLMPDSTQVNALEIALKHIGGRAIINSANLEDGITKFDKVASLAKKFGAALICLTIDEEGMCKTFERKIACAKRMMERAITIHNLREEDIIFDPLTFTIGSGDAEYFDAGMQTLNTIKELSKLYPKAGTTLGLSNISFGLSKEGRICLNSIFLHHAIKNGLTSAIVNVSHIIPYNKLEADDIKVCENLIFNTELSSAPLYAFIKHFESKNTLDLPKQEQDVHLSIEERIQKYLIDGELNAMLELLPSAKDSISPEKIINEILIDAMKIVGERFGNGEMQLPFVLQSAEVMKKSVDYLNAFLPKKQSTHKTTIVLGTVKGDVHDVGKNLVDIILTNNGFSVINIGIKAELEKFLEVLQTQKVDCIGMSGLLVKSTLVMKENLEALKKLDIKIPIMLGGAALNRNFVEEYCKPNYDGVIFYCKDAFDSVAAMQIIQSGDFSDLTLPSQKGTKNKEDIEENKITKQEARLKKKLDSTLDSKKESINKPTKCEITFEYATHTPPFFGVKSLELNANDLDSVFDYIDKDLLFKHRWGYSKLKKEEYQILKAKELEPLLKSLKEEFITKEIFKPVVLYGYFHTRTIAPKNLEDGLILEVSATKDFIDSEQFLFPRSTKKPYLCLSDYFNPQGDICAMHLVSSGNNFAPYEAELYKNAQYHKYYLAHTLGMDLAEALADFIHAKVRDALQLDAKCGQRYSFGYPACPDLALSVGLFNLFKPESFGITLSDTYQMSPEATTSALIVPNKEAKYFAI
- a CDS encoding cytochrome ubiquinol oxidase subunit I, which produces MELSVDWSRAQFALTAIYHFLFVPLTLGLSFIIAIMESIYVKTGNEEWKKITKFWLTLFGINFAIGVATGIIMEFEFGTNWANYSWFVGDIFGAPLAVEGILAFFLEATFFAVMFFGWNRVSKRFHLISTWLVAIGSNLSAFWILVANGWMQYPVGTMFNPDTARNEMTSFLDVALSPVAVSKFLHTVASGYVISALFVMGISAWYLLKGRHFIEAKKSLVVGASFGLLTSIFLFFSGDESAYQVTQKQPMKLAAMEGIYEGEHRAGLVAFGILNPNKKPGDDESVFLFDFTIPYALSILGQRDTEGFIAGIDDLLYGNEEKGIPPMDARIQSGQLAVQALKDYKAAKAENNTVLMQESKEILQANMHNFGYGYLENKEQAVPPVALTFYSFHLMVALGSFFFILFIIVLYLAMASKIEKFRKILWLCVIAIPLGYIAAEAGWIVAEVGRQPWAIQDLMPVHIAATKLSHINVQISFFIFLVLFTTLLIAELGIMAKQIKKGFAH
- a CDS encoding DUF4492 domain-containing protein, whose protein sequence is MFKNILGMYVEGFRNMKLGKTLWLVIFIKLFVMFAVLKVFIYDTSLRSLGTQEAKSKFVLENLTKE
- a CDS encoding flagellar FLiS export co-chaperone; its protein translation is MLSTINPYGLGNAYKTPEATLNVESKITQEQVASQATQEAQELPNLSQNVLEIRKFTDGIKGANEMVGAMQIADITLNALSNQIKSSGSDLNALDVSAKAAQFKGEALFGKELTTSLAGESVSLSLPLPSQMEGDLGENLANKHQEIMDKMGQISGLIEKASLPFSAPNGQSFDFENFDPSSLKGIFG